A stretch of DNA from Anopheles ziemanni chromosome 3, idAnoZiCoDA_A2_x.2, whole genome shotgun sequence:
GTTGTGGACCCCCTATAACAATACGTTAAGATAATTAAAGTTACTGCCAAAATCAAACCCCAGGAAAGACGTCAGAGATGAATAGTGCGATAGCGCATATTTGCTACAATTCAGACTAAAGAATAGAGACGTTTTCTGGTTTTTCCGCAGATCACGCCTTTATTAAACAGCCTGTAAGGCAATTGCATTAAAGGACTGTTGCTCATCCTTTATAAAGGATCAATTTAGTGGACACGATGTACGCTGCACTGAAGTTGTGTGAATTTAATACTTAGTCAAGCTGAGAGATATGTGGCAGCCTAGTAATATTTTTTCAGGCTCGAAGCTGGAATAAGAGTGCAAGAGGGCGCCATGAGCCCCTAGGTCAATTATGAATTACCTATTGCCAACCATGAATGATGGTATGGTTCATAACTAGAGTGGGAACACGACGGAAAACGCAACGCAATATATAACATAACTACCGACAAATAAGACCGCCCCTATGGTGTGCATGTGCAGCATTAGTTAACATTCGTTTTGTAAGCAACAAGTCGAGAACCTGTCGTTCGTATGTATAGATAACGGTCTACGTGACCGTTGGAGTAGAGTAGATTTTTAAGATTCTTTAACAACTCCAGTAGCTGTGTTTCGTTGttggttagttttttttttagtccGTTTATTCGTGGTAACTGTTAATCTTGATGTTGTTTTGTCCAATTTTTTGCTCTCAAAATAGCTCCCCCATCCCGTTGGATGggacaaacaaaactttcgtACATAAATATGGATCGAGCTGTAAAATTTGGTTTACCGTCTCTTTCTTAAATTGTGATGGAAATGATAAGAAAAGCATGGGCATATATTTAACGTTTCAATGGCAGCACACgttgtggtttttatttttatgttgttacCTAATGGAGTCCATTTATCCCGGGGAGAGCAAAGATTTTACGCAAAGAACGGTAGCAGTTAGTGGCGTTCGGAACAAAAGGACTTATAACAAAATAGGTGAAACGAATGGCACGCAGAACTGGTTCGTTAAAAGTGTATCGCTGAGATTGGAACTCTATTAACATGTTTCGTCCAACAATgcagaaaaaaattaagtcaCTGAATATGCAGTGCCCGTGATTCCTTCCTtatgaaaattacaaaaaaaaaccaataaagaaccagttcattttcttttcctacgaTAAGCAACCATGTGTCCCtttgtggtgtgaagtatctGAGCGTGGTAAAAGGTCGTCAACCCATCGAATGTGAATAGAACTTTTCAATTACTTTTCCACGATTATCATTTCTccctctccctttctctcttcCGTAGCTGCGGTCCGATCAAAGCAGGCCAAACGCGCGTCTTCTGGGACCTGGGTAAATACCCGGCGGTTGCCGTTGCCGGTCTAGGCGATGCCAGCAAATGGGACGAGCTGGACGAGATCGAtggagcgaaggaaaatgttCGCGTGGCAACGGCCGCCGCCGTGCGCGCCCTTTCGTCGAACAAGATCGGCCAAATCGTGGTAGAAGACATGGAGCGCCATGCGCAGCAAGCAGCTGAAGGTGCTACCCTGGCTAACTACAAGTTCCAGGTGTTCAAGAGCAAGGAAAAACAGACTCCACTGCCGGCGGTACACTTTGCCGACGACGCCACCGGGAAGGATGACTGGGAGCGTGGTGTTATCATTGCCGAGGCGCAAAATTGGGCCCGTTTGTGAGTATAGAGTACGCAAGTTCAGTGTAGTTGGGCATCTGTTTAACCGCTTACTTACGCTCATCCGCCACAGGCTAATGGAAACCCCGGCCAACCACATGACGCCGGCGATTTTCGCCGCAAACGTCAGCGAACGGTTGAGTGCGGCCGGCGTCGAGGTGCTCGTTCACGACGAAGCCTGGGCCAAGGAGAAGAAGATGGGTTCGTTCCTGTCGGTCACGAACGGATCGGCCGAACCGGCCCGCTTTCTCGAGCTTACCTATCGAGGCTCGCCGGACGATCGGTGCGTGGCGCTGGTCGGCAAGGGCATCACTTTCGACTCCGGTGGTATCAGCCTGAAACCGTCGGCCAACATGGATCAGATGCGCGCCGATATGGGTGGGGCGGCCAACGTTGTATCGACCATCTTAGCGCTGGCCCAACTGAAGGCACCGGTGCACGTGAAGGGTTTTGTGCCGCTGTGTGAAAATATGCCAAGCGGAACGGCAACCAAACCGGGAGACGTGGTGTTTGCCATGAATGGCAAAAGCATCTGCGTGGACAACACCGATGCCGAAGGTCGGCTGGTGCTAGCCGATGCACTTTGCTACGCGTCTAGGTAagactctctctctcattctctttctcgTTTTGCTTAACGAACAACACAAATTGATTCCGCAAGGATCGTGCTTTAATTTTTTACAGCTTCAATCCAAAGTTCATCCTAGACATTGCAACGCTCACCGGTGCGATCAAGGTGGCCCTGGGCGATTGCGTTTCGGGCGTGTTCTCCAACAGCAACGCGTTGTGGAACGTGATCCACGAGGCCGGCTCCCAGACGGGTGACCGCGTGTGGCGTATGCCATTGTTTAAGCACTACAGCGAGCAGATGTGCGACCATAACGGGTACGATTTGAACAATCTTGGCAAAGGAAAGGGCGGTGGCTCCTGCACGGCGGCCGCGTTTCTGCGCGAGTTCGTACCGAAGGGCACCCCCTGGTTGCACGTGGACATTGCCGGCGTGATGGGCGACTGCAGCGACCAAAGCTACACGGGTGCGAAGGGTATGACCGGACGCCCGATGCGTACACTTGTCGAGTTCGTTACCAAGGCAAGCAAAACCGTCTAAGCTACACCTATCCTCCTGATCGGAATACCGGcgtacaaacaacttccgTAGGGAACCGCGGAGCCATAGTGCCAGTAAACAATCGGATCcagttttattacattttttttgcgCTTGCATTGCACTATTCCTGTCACTTTTTGAGTGCTTGCGTTCagttgaggttttttttgcgtttaggtttcgaaatataaaaaaaaaacatcacgtTCGGCATTTACATTGCATTGTAGGTGAAGAAACCAGTGCGTACAGCATGCGAAATGGAACCGTACAAGCGGAAGTATTTACTGCCTCAATGCTATATTTGTTATTACGTTAAACATACAAGCATTGTGGccttttttctatttgttaATACGGTTGTTGGTAAATAAATAGTAAAGCATATAGTAAAATGAGTTGTACTGACTTTTATTTCTAAGTGATTCTTGTGATGACTAATTAAAAGAATAATTGTTCGTTTATACTGATCATAAAACGTTTTGGTAACTTGATGACTGATGATCTTCTAATATCATGgtaatacatttattttaaagtcTTAGCCCGTTTTTTAGTAGTTGTCTACAtttataaaaatgttcaaacagATTAATTAGAGCATAGGAATAATACAACGATTTAGATCCGATTATTTTTTCTGTAGACAGTTGAATTTgatttgtgttcttttttcctttcactttTTGTGTATTTCTTTTCGCGCCATTCGCAGTACTGAAGCGTCCGTTGATGACACAGTCAAATGCCGCTGTTTATTATGTTTACAACATTACCAAGGAAACGTGTGCCTTTCCGCATAGTGGCCTCTGCATGATAACCGTAGCTGAAAAgctaaaagtttttcaatttgtttctcaaatttattttcattccctaCTATTATGGCGAAAAGTTTTGTGTCCGTGTTCAAGCTGGACGGCGTTCCTATCCTGCCTCCGGTGGTAAGTAATACGCGCGGCAGTACTTACTACCGGTTTGGCGAATGATTCTAATCAAGTTTATCGATTATCACGCTTGCCACAGATGAACGATGATGTGCGTGCGATGGTGGCCATTTACCGGCAGAAGGCGATCGAAATTGAAAAGCGGTTACGAGAACGAAAACAGGATTCTACAGAAAGCGTAGCAGAGAAGTGCATAGAAAGCTGGAAACAATCTAGTGATCCTGTTGTAGAAGCTTCGAAAATGACCCAAACATTTCCGGCGATCGAGGCTGCAGCCGACTCGGAGAATCGATCGTCGATTGAAAAATCTTTCTCACTTGAAACAACTAGTGCTAGCTCAAAAAACACAACGATTGAATATGAAGAACTCCCCGATTCCTCAGTCAGTTTGCAAAGGGAATTGTCAAGAACTCTGACACCAGCAAAACAGACATCCGTTTGCCATGTACACAGTCCTGTAGGCATTACTTCTGCAGCACCACATCATGTTCCTAAAGAATCGATCAGTAAGGAGATGGCGCACGAAGCTGTAGAGTCTCAAATGGCTAAAATGGGCACCCTACTACCTACAATGACATCAAAAACCGACCTACCATCATGGCAAACATCCACCAGAACGGTGACTCCTACGTCAGACGAATCTTTACCATGGCTTCCGCTCGTACGATCGAACACATACAATTTGGAAAAACCGACCATTGATTTACAAAGCTTGCCACCACCGAATCATTCTACTCCGGTTGATCCGAACAAGAATATTTCAGGAATAtcattaacacgttccgtGTCTCAACCAGCACCGCCAAAACCGAAAGCACATATAGGAAATGAGACAGTTAacatgagaaaaaaagaaactgccCTGGCTTTGAACAATAATCTAACCTCGGACAAACAAAAGGCCACGGTACCATCATCCTGTGGAAAAGTACGTTCGAAAAGAATCTCAAGCGCTCGTACGGTCAGCAACTGTTCGGCGGATTCCGCCAATGATCGATCATTTGAAAGTGTTGCCAATGTTCTGACCTCTCATGAGCAACGGATGGTG
This window harbors:
- the LOC131287830 gene encoding cytosol aminopeptidase-like produces the protein MAVFRTFQFPRGNYSLLLRRSYGSMSSKQGLVLGVYSSEGKDDVKFTPYAQKYNESTAGKLLEQINICGPIKAGQTRVFWDLGKYPAVAVAGLGDASKWDELDEIDGAKENVRVATAAAVRALSSNKIGQIVVEDMERHAQQAAEGATLANYKFQVFKSKEKQTPLPAVHFADDATGKDDWERGVIIAEAQNWARLLMETPANHMTPAIFAANVSERLSAAGVEVLVHDEAWAKEKKMGSFLSVTNGSAEPARFLELTYRGSPDDRCVALVGKGITFDSGGISLKPSANMDQMRADMGGAANVVSTILALAQLKAPVHVKGFVPLCENMPSGTATKPGDVVFAMNGKSICVDNTDAEGRLVLADALCYASSFNPKFILDIATLTGAIKVALGDCVSGVFSNSNALWNVIHEAGSQTGDRVWRMPLFKHYSEQMCDHNGYDLNNLGKGKGGGSCTAAAFLREFVPKGTPWLHVDIAGVMGDCSDQSYTGAKGMTGRPMRTLVEFVTKASKTV
- the LOC131284067 gene encoding centriolar coiled-coil protein of 110 kDa produces the protein MAKSFVSVFKLDGVPILPPVMNDDVRAMVAIYRQKAIEIEKRLRERKQDSTESVAEKCIESWKQSSDPVVEASKMTQTFPAIEAAADSENRSSIEKSFSLETTSASSKNTTIEYEELPDSSVSLQRELSRTLTPAKQTSVCHVHSPVGITSAAPHHVPKESISKEMAHEAVESQMAKMGTLLPTMTSKTDLPSWQTSTRTVTPTSDESLPWLPLVRSNTYNLEKPTIDLQSLPPPNHSTPVDPNKNISGISLTRSVSQPAPPKPKAHIGNETVNMRKKETALALNNNLTSDKQKATVPSSCGKVRSKRISSARTVSNCSADSANDRSFESVANVLTSHEQRMVELLRRQEEERLLLEKSFRAKTQELVALCAKSLTTEVPDSNVPLAKTPEFDPASSVSQLSLCDVSYDSCTDTDDAAYQTCHANGTSEENVADIENILNNSLAKPFSDRAFVGAKANPCDVNRTKDVNGNEQIALLPQRMYQLQQHRAATIINAHVRGFLTRRLLQTEEVQTIKQTIIDILCFIMQSRSRGPSATDGSVRRSAGKHITFCLDRLHDIFVNYSPAQRIQMIRRDRYLKNKTVGPK